A window of Paenibacillus phoenicis genomic DNA:
TGAGAGATTAAGCCCGCGAAATATATTTACCATCGCGTGTATCGATCAAGAGTACGTCGCCTTCATTAATGAAGAGCGGTACTTGAACGTTCAAGCCGGTTTCGACCTTGGCGTTTTTGGTTGCGCCGGTAGCCGTGTTCCCTTTGATTCCGGGTTCCGTTTCAATTACCTTCAGCTCGACGCTGTTCGGCAGGTTGATCCCGATAATTTCGCCTTGGTAGCTGACGATTTTTACGTTCATATTTTCTTTCAGGAAATTCAGTTCCCATTTCAGTTGATCCGACGTCAACGTAAATTGATCGTAGGTTTCATTATCCATGAACGTATGCTCTTGGCCGCTGGCATACAGATATGACACGTCGCGGTTTTCAATCATAGCCCGGCTGATCGTTTCGCCGGCACGGAACGTTTTCTCTACAATGTTGCCGTTCCGCAGATTTTTCAGCTTGGAGCGGACGAACGCTGCGCCTTTACCCGGTTTTACGTGTTGGAACTCCAGCACCGTATAAATGTCGCCGTCCACCTCGACGGTCAAGCCTGTTTTAAAATCGTTTACTGAAATCACAAAAGTACCTCCTCAAGTGGG
This region includes:
- the efp gene encoding elongation factor P, translating into MISVNDFKTGLTVEVDGDIYTVLEFQHVKPGKGAAFVRSKLKNLRNGNIVEKTFRAGETISRAMIENRDVSYLYASGQEHTFMDNETYDQFTLTSDQLKWELNFLKENMNVKIVSYQGEIIGINLPNSVELKVIETEPGIKGNTATGATKNAKVETGLNVQVPLFINEGDVLLIDTRDGKYISRA